In Synechococcus sp. PCC 6312, one genomic interval encodes:
- a CDS encoding metal ABC transporter permease yields the protein MTLIWDWFIAPLQYEFMVKAVVVSALVGLVCAVLSCYMTLKGWALMGDAVSHAVMPGVVVAYLLNIPFAIGAFIFGLMAVLSIGFIKAHTRVKEDTVIGLVFTGFFALGLVLVSKSPSNIDLQHILFGNVLGISQADIIQTAVVSAITLMVILCLRKDLLLFCFDPIHAQSIGLNITALYYTFLILLSLTIVAALQTVGIILVVAMLVTPGAIGYLLSDRFDQMVWIAAGSGVLSSVAGTYISYHLDASTGGCIVVFQTLLFVLTMVLAPKYGLIVQRFKSSN from the coding sequence ATGACTCTGATTTGGGATTGGTTTATTGCCCCGCTGCAATACGAGTTTATGGTTAAGGCGGTGGTGGTCAGTGCCTTAGTTGGCCTGGTCTGTGCCGTGTTGTCCTGTTATATGACCTTAAAGGGTTGGGCCTTAATGGGAGATGCGGTGTCCCATGCCGTCATGCCCGGTGTAGTCGTGGCCTATTTATTAAATATTCCCTTTGCCATTGGTGCGTTTATCTTTGGTTTAATGGCTGTTTTATCCATTGGTTTTATTAAAGCTCATACCCGCGTCAAGGAAGATACGGTCATTGGTTTAGTCTTTACGGGATTCTTTGCCCTTGGCCTGGTCTTGGTTTCTAAAAGTCCCAGTAATATTGATTTACAACATATTCTTTTTGGCAATGTGTTGGGGATATCTCAAGCTGACATTATCCAAACGGCTGTTGTGAGTGCAATCACCTTAATGGTCATTCTCTGTCTCCGAAAAGACCTACTTCTCTTTTGCTTTGATCCGATTCATGCTCAATCCATTGGTCTGAATATTACGGCTCTTTACTACACATTTTTAATCCTACTCTCTCTCACGATTGTCGCTGCTCTGCAAACTGTAGGGATTATCCTAGTCGTTGCCATGTTAGTCACCCCTGGAGCCATTGGCTATCTCCTCTCGGATCGCTTTGATCAGATGGTGTGGATTGCAGCCGGATCGGGGGTTTTATCCAGTGTGGCCGGAACCTATATTAGTTATCATCTAGATGCATCAACCGGGGGATGTATTGTTGTCTTTCAAACCCTTTTATTTGTCCTGACCATGGTACTGGCTCCTAAATATGGGCTGATCGTGCAAAGATTCAAGTCTAGTAACTAA
- a CDS encoding sensor histidine kinase KdpD produces MNWFLSPPLDPDAKPVVRVGEDLSWQWSAAIQALEELSILSWPVEAGFLLAGPAPIFAHPQLTPWIFAPLANHQACLPPTFATTSPEPITLIPISPADPLATHPFCLLLSPAWNLVLSFDGELGLKFSFDPADILQAWQQLELRLKMTAPHCLSVMADWLLAHPPQPPDYHLVTDFSQALLRELIAPQPRTFGELNLSSPAPELSPGLETEEEQFLDIELLQALTHEVRTPLTTIQTLIQLLLKRADLPADVHHRLQAIAQECHDQVNRFSLLFHAAELMADPAPSPLTGLSSVSVEEILQDNIPRWQKQAQRRHLALDMQYPAKLPAVTSDPNLLDQVLTGLVEHFSQTLPPRSTLEMRFSLAGSQLKVQLKSSEKHRSQTLAAVGKMLMWQPETGHLSLNLSVTKTLFHALGGKLTVRHDHRWGDILTLYLPLNQEHQAY; encoded by the coding sequence ATGAATTGGTTCCTGTCCCCCCCTCTTGATCCAGATGCCAAGCCAGTTGTTAGGGTGGGTGAGGATTTGAGTTGGCAATGGTCAGCCGCGATCCAAGCTTTAGAAGAACTCTCGATCCTCTCTTGGCCGGTTGAAGCGGGATTTCTCTTGGCTGGGCCGGCCCCGATTTTTGCCCACCCCCAACTCACCCCCTGGATTTTTGCTCCCTTAGCCAACCACCAGGCCTGTTTACCGCCCACTTTCGCCACCACCTCCCCAGAACCCATTACCCTGATTCCCATTAGTCCAGCAGATCCCTTAGCGACCCACCCCTTTTGCCTCCTCCTCAGCCCGGCCTGGAACTTAGTTTTAAGCTTCGATGGAGAGTTGGGGCTAAAATTTTCTTTTGATCCGGCTGATATTCTCCAGGCCTGGCAACAGTTAGAACTCCGCCTCAAGATGACCGCGCCCCACTGCCTGTCTGTCATGGCGGATTGGTTACTAGCCCACCCACCCCAGCCCCCGGATTATCACTTGGTGACAGACTTCAGCCAGGCCCTCCTGCGGGAACTGATAGCGCCCCAACCCCGGACTTTTGGGGAATTAAATCTATCGAGTCCCGCTCCGGAGCTATCCCCAGGCCTGGAGACGGAAGAAGAGCAGTTTCTGGATATTGAATTGCTCCAGGCTCTCACCCATGAAGTCCGCACTCCCCTGACTACGATCCAAACCCTGATTCAACTCCTCCTCAAACGGGCCGACCTACCCGCCGATGTTCATCACCGTCTCCAGGCCATTGCCCAAGAATGTCACGACCAAGTGAATCGCTTTAGTTTGCTCTTTCATGCCGCAGAACTGATGGCCGATCCAGCCCCCTCCCCACTGACCGGGTTAAGTTCTGTCTCGGTGGAAGAAATTCTTCAGGATAATATTCCTCGCTGGCAAAAGCAAGCCCAACGCCGCCACCTCGCCTTAGACATGCAATATCCGGCCAAGCTCCCCGCCGTTACCAGTGATCCCAATCTCCTCGATCAAGTTCTGACGGGCCTGGTGGAGCATTTTAGCCAGACCTTGCCGCCCCGAAGTACCCTGGAAATGCGCTTTAGTTTGGCTGGTTCTCAACTCAAAGTCCAACTGAAATCCAGTGAAAAACATCGCAGTCAAACCCTGGCCGCAGTCGGAAAAATGCTGATGTGGCAACCGGAAACCGGACATTTAAGCCTGAACCTGTCGGTGACAAAAACCCTCTTTCACGCCCTTGGCGGCAAACTCACCGTCCGTCATGATCACCGTTGGGGCGACATTTTAACGTTATATTTACCGCTAAACCAAGAGCATCAGGCATACTAG
- a CDS encoding GIY-YIG nuclease family protein — protein MTLAVTVPPLADLRLIPYLTVTGLVDTSPTGQIGVYAIFDQSDQVQYIGFSRDIYLSLRQHLVRQPQACYGFKFYAIDRPNRTQLDAIRQQWLNELGTIPPGNDTQQGAWENAIDVKTRMSPAMQQEWAGLDEVGQIKYLKDLARQAEQEIFQVLEARHVTEPLRFNPKLKENGLLDLK, from the coding sequence ATGACTCTGGCTGTGACAGTTCCTCCCTTGGCAGATTTGCGGTTAATTCCCTATTTAACGGTGACGGGACTGGTGGATACCTCTCCCACAGGACAAATTGGGGTCTATGCCATCTTTGATCAATCAGACCAAGTGCAGTATATTGGCTTTTCTCGGGATATTTATCTCAGTCTGCGGCAACATTTAGTCCGCCAACCCCAGGCCTGCTATGGTTTTAAGTTCTATGCCATTGACCGGCCCAACCGCACCCAGCTAGACGCAATCCGGCAGCAGTGGCTCAATGAGTTGGGGACTATCCCCCCCGGTAATGACACACAACAGGGGGCCTGGGAAAATGCCATTGATGTTAAAACCCGGATGTCCCCAGCGATGCAGCAGGAATGGGCTGGCCTGGATGAGGTTGGGCAAATTAAATATCTTAAGGACTTAGCCCGCCAAGCCGAACAGGAAATTTTCCAAGTCCTAGAAGCTCGCCATGTCACTGAACCCCTTAGATTTAACCCTAAACTCAAAGAGAACGGCCTCCTGGACTTGAAATGA
- a CDS encoding RodZ domain-containing protein, producing the protein MGTMTFAPEQAEKLAEIGRYLQQVRQEKSLSLEAVAAKTMIRQSILEAIEAGQSEYLPEPVYTQGFIRRFAETLGLDGQAIAQQFPAHTLSPMVEQPQAHKKLALPSFQFRPIHLYLLYVVLVVGAIAALSYFLKPASRPNGVQPQASPTAPPPTVANRPSPTLAPASPQNSPASPSPVVASPTPTPSPQAEPIKVGVNITQDAWLEVLVDGEVVYEGILISGDTKTWTAKEKIVLRTGNAGAVVVSFNNNPAQAMGEFGAIEEKIYAASDPSGVPDASLASPSPLSSP; encoded by the coding sequence ATGGGAACTATGACCTTTGCGCCGGAACAAGCGGAAAAACTAGCAGAAATTGGGAGGTATCTCCAGCAAGTCAGGCAGGAAAAATCCCTGAGTCTGGAAGCAGTGGCCGCTAAAACCATGATCCGCCAGTCAATCCTAGAGGCCATTGAAGCGGGACAATCCGAATACTTACCTGAACCCGTCTATACCCAAGGCTTTATTCGCCGCTTTGCCGAAACCCTGGGCCTGGACGGACAAGCCATTGCCCAACAATTTCCGGCCCATACCTTGAGTCCGATGGTCGAGCAGCCCCAGGCACATAAAAAACTTGCGTTGCCCAGCTTTCAATTTCGGCCGATTCACCTCTATCTCTTGTATGTAGTCTTAGTCGTTGGTGCAATTGCCGCTCTCTCCTACTTTTTGAAGCCGGCCAGCCGACCCAATGGAGTGCAACCCCAGGCCAGTCCCACAGCCCCACCCCCAACTGTTGCTAATCGCCCCAGCCCCACTTTAGCCCCTGCCAGTCCCCAAAATTCACCCGCGAGTCCTAGCCCAGTTGTCGCCTCGCCTACGCCTACCCCAAGTCCCCAAGCTGAACCTATCAAAGTTGGCGTGAACATTACCCAAGATGCCTGGTTAGAAGTTCTCGTGGATGGAGAAGTTGTCTATGAGGGGATATTAATCAGTGGTGACACTAAAACCTGGACAGCCAAAGAAAAAATTGTTCTCCGCACTGGAAATGCCGGAGCCGTCGTGGTTTCCTTTAACAACAATCCCGCCCAGGCCATGGGAGAGTTTGGAGCCATTGAAGAGAAAATCTATGCCGCTTCAGACCCCAGTGGAGTCCCCGATGCCAGTTTAGCCAGTCCCTCTCCCCTCTCTAGCCCCTAG
- the hppD gene encoding 4-hydroxyphenylpyruvate dioxygenase yields MDFDHVHFYLRSRAQSYHFAQQLGLQVCGTWARPGQETLLWGRDAFSILITYPCNSPREAEPLLMSHFQNHPDGVVDVAFRVTDVGAQLKTIPESAILSPLKTKITASGGWAWGVVRGWGDLRHSLIQRWGDAAGHPEYPGLLPEAQHVPTAPQLLGVDHAVLNVSASEFAQAVAWYQEVLGFVPEQRFAIQTPHSGLISRVMVHPLGAAQLPINAPTSDNSQIQRFLDDYGGSGIQHIALRTGDILSLVEDLHQRGLEFLPIPDTYYHQASQNHPQCFAKLDLDQLRQAQVLIEPQDETAEQLLLQIFSQPVFDRPTFFWELIERRHQAWGFGAGNFQALFEAIEQQQRSE; encoded by the coding sequence ATGGATTTCGATCATGTGCATTTTTATTTGAGGAGTCGGGCGCAGTCGTACCATTTTGCTCAACAACTCGGACTTCAGGTTTGTGGAACTTGGGCCAGGCCTGGGCAAGAAACCCTACTCTGGGGACGGGATGCGTTCTCAATCCTCATAACCTACCCCTGCAACTCCCCCAGGGAGGCTGAACCCCTCCTCATGAGCCACTTCCAGAATCATCCAGATGGGGTTGTGGATGTTGCCTTTCGGGTCACAGATGTCGGGGCGCAATTAAAAACTATCCCTGAGTCTGCCATTCTCAGCCCTCTAAAAACCAAAATAACGGCATCCGGTGGCTGGGCCTGGGGGGTGGTTCGGGGCTGGGGCGACCTACGCCATAGTTTAATTCAACGCTGGGGGGATGCGGCCGGTCATCCTGAATACCCTGGACTGTTACCAGAAGCCCAACACGTACCGACTGCGCCCCAATTATTAGGGGTTGATCATGCGGTTTTAAATGTCAGTGCCAGTGAGTTTGCGCAGGCCGTGGCCTGGTATCAAGAGGTCTTGGGCTTTGTGCCGGAACAACGGTTTGCGATTCAAACCCCCCATTCTGGCTTAATTAGTCGAGTGATGGTACATCCCTTGGGTGCGGCACAGTTGCCCATTAATGCCCCGACCTCGGATAACTCCCAGATTCAACGCTTTCTAGATGACTATGGTGGGAGTGGTATCCAGCACATTGCTTTGCGAACAGGCGATATTCTTAGCCTTGTAGAAGATCTGCATCAGCGGGGCCTGGAGTTTTTGCCTATTCCCGATACCTACTATCACCAGGCCAGCCAGAATCATCCCCAATGCTTTGCCAAACTGGACTTAGACCAACTCCGCCAGGCCCAGGTCTTAATTGAGCCACAAGATGAGACGGCCGAGCAGCTTTTACTGCAAATTTTTAGTCAGCCTGTTTTTGATCGGCCAACCTTCTTTTGGGAATTAATCGAACGCCGTCACCAGGCCTGGGGTTTTGGAGCCGGAAATTTTCAAGCCCTGTTTGAAGCCATTGAGCAACAGCAACGTTCAGAGTAA
- a CDS encoding pseudouridine synthase: protein MAERLQKLLARWGIASRRRAEDLIRAGRVSINGQIATLGDQVDPEQDRVEYQGRCLNPQTPPELVYLLLHKPAGVVSTCADPQGRPTVLDILPEPWRSVPGLHPVGRLDFSTTGAFILTNDGDLTFKLTHPSQHFPKTYQAWVRGHPTPETLTQWQTGVNLAGQMTLPAQVKLCLTKNQPQAEALLEIVICEGRNRQIRRVAKQLGHPVISLHRAAIGPIELGNSQAATHLPLGAVRILTPAEVTALQNRYNPEGGHPVVQ, encoded by the coding sequence ATGGCTGAACGATTGCAAAAACTTCTCGCCCGGTGGGGGATTGCGTCACGGCGGCGGGCAGAGGATTTAATCCGGGCGGGCCGGGTCTCTATTAATGGACAAATAGCAACCCTGGGGGATCAGGTGGATCCAGAGCAAGATCGGGTTGAATATCAAGGGCGTTGTCTCAATCCCCAGACCCCGCCGGAATTGGTCTATCTCCTCTTACACAAACCGGCCGGAGTCGTCTCTACCTGTGCAGATCCCCAAGGGCGGCCAACGGTGTTGGATATTTTGCCAGAACCTTGGCGATCCGTGCCGGGGCTGCATCCGGTCGGGCGGTTAGATTTTTCCACCACTGGAGCTTTTATTTTGACCAATGATGGGGATTTGACCTTTAAGTTAACGCACCCCAGCCAGCATTTCCCGAAAACTTACCAGGCCTGGGTACGGGGCCATCCCACCCCAGAAACTCTGACCCAATGGCAAACAGGGGTCAACTTAGCCGGGCAGATGACTTTACCGGCCCAGGTCAAACTGTGTCTGACTAAAAACCAGCCCCAGGCCGAAGCCCTGCTTGAAATCGTGATTTGCGAAGGTAGAAACCGTCAAATTCGCCGGGTCGCCAAACAACTGGGGCATCCTGTCATCTCACTCCATCGCGCCGCCATTGGCCCGATTGAATTGGGAAATTCCCAAGCAGCTACCCATCTCCCCTTAGGTGCAGTTCGTATTCTTACCCCTGCCGAAGTCACTGCTTTGCAGAACCGATATAATCCTGAGGGAGGGCATCCAGTTGTTCAATAG
- the ilvN gene encoding acetolactate synthase small subunit, translating to MKHTLSVLVEDEAGVLTRIAGLFARRGFNIESLAVGPAEQLGISRITMVVPGDDTVIEQITKQLYKLINVLKVQDITTTPCVERELMLLKLNATPANRSEVLELVQIFRAKVVDVSDDSVTIEVAGDPGKMVAIVQMVNKFGIREIARTGKIALVRESGVNTEYLKSLEARL from the coding sequence ATGAAACATACTCTTTCTGTTTTGGTTGAAGATGAAGCAGGTGTGTTAACCCGGATTGCGGGGTTGTTTGCCCGGCGGGGTTTTAACATTGAAAGTCTGGCGGTTGGCCCGGCCGAACAACTGGGAATCTCCCGAATCACGATGGTCGTGCCTGGGGACGATACCGTCATTGAGCAAATCACCAAGCAACTCTACAAGTTAATCAACGTCCTCAAGGTGCAAGACATTACCACCACCCCCTGTGTTGAGCGAGAATTAATGCTCCTGAAGCTGAACGCCACGCCGGCTAACCGCTCTGAAGTTTTGGAGTTGGTACAAATTTTCCGGGCCAAGGTGGTGGATGTGTCCGATGATTCCGTCACGATTGAGGTTGCAGGAGACCCCGGCAAGATGGTGGCGATTGTCCAGATGGTCAATAAGTTTGGCATCCGGGAAATTGCCCGCACCGGAAAAATTGCCCTCGTTCGGGAATCTGGAGTCAATACGGAATACCTCAAGTCTTTGGAAGCCCGTCTTTAA
- a CDS encoding YfbM family protein, which produces MSMIAYLQQIPPQLVGAIQAEPGLLEGLIEEATETPEIKELSEAAAVALDIDKDWHGLHYLLTGQAWESPGVLGQVILGGQEVGEDLGYGAARLLLPEQVRGVAEALRVLSPDELMGKFDPAGLNDADIYPGNWEEADRPGLGESYENVASYYQDAAAQGQGMLLYLL; this is translated from the coding sequence ATGTCCATGATTGCCTACCTGCAACAAATTCCACCCCAGTTAGTTGGGGCGATCCAAGCGGAACCAGGCCTGCTTGAGGGACTCATTGAGGAGGCAACTGAAACTCCTGAAATCAAGGAATTGTCAGAAGCCGCGGCGGTGGCCTTAGACATTGATAAAGACTGGCATGGTTTGCATTATCTGTTAACAGGCCAGGCCTGGGAGAGTCCAGGGGTTTTAGGGCAGGTGATCTTAGGCGGTCAGGAAGTGGGGGAAGACTTAGGCTATGGGGCGGCCCGTCTGTTATTGCCCGAGCAAGTCAGGGGTGTGGCCGAGGCTTTGAGGGTGTTATCTCCAGATGAATTGATGGGGAAATTTGATCCGGCCGGTTTGAATGATGCAGATATTTATCCGGGGAATTGGGAAGAAGCGGATCGGCCAGGCCTGGGGGAGAGTTATGAAAATGTGGCCAGTTACTATCAAGATGCGGCCGCCCAAGGTCAGGGTATGCTGTTGTATTTACTCTGA
- a CDS encoding winged helix-turn-helix domain-containing protein — protein sequence MLTLTDATDTLDLGKRRPATIFLVEDEDLIRDTIALALQDEGYAVVTASDGRQALDRINSQLLDNNLAAEAVLGVRGFDLIILDLMLPFVNGLDICRFLRREGCSVPILMLSAKGSEIDRVVGLEVGADDYLTKPFGMRELIARCRALIRRAITSQTTNEEDGPSFKYGELTLYPQECRVMLGTKEISLSPKEYRILELFMSYPRRVWPREQLLDRIWGPDFVGDSKTVDVHIRWLREKIEPDASHPTYIITVRGFGYRFG from the coding sequence ATGCTAACGCTCACTGATGCGACCGATACTCTAGACTTAGGAAAACGCCGCCCAGCTACGATTTTTTTAGTTGAAGATGAAGACTTGATTCGGGACACCATTGCCTTGGCCTTACAGGATGAGGGTTATGCGGTGGTGACAGCCAGCGATGGTCGCCAGGCCTTGGATCGGATCAATAGCCAACTTTTGGATAATAACCTGGCTGCTGAAGCGGTTCTGGGGGTGCGGGGCTTTGACTTGATCATCCTGGACTTGATGTTACCCTTCGTCAATGGCCTGGATATTTGTCGGTTTTTGCGCCGAGAAGGCTGTAGTGTGCCTATCTTGATGCTCAGTGCCAAGGGGAGTGAAATTGATCGGGTTGTGGGCCTGGAGGTGGGGGCCGATGATTATCTAACCAAGCCCTTTGGGATGCGGGAGTTGATTGCTCGCTGTCGGGCCTTAATTCGGCGAGCCATCACCAGTCAAACCACCAATGAGGAGGATGGGCCGTCCTTCAAATATGGAGAATTAACTCTCTATCCCCAAGAATGCCGGGTGATGTTAGGGACGAAAGAAATTAGCTTATCGCCCAAGGAATACCGGATTCTCGAATTATTTATGAGCTACCCGCGCCGAGTGTGGCCGCGCGAGCAACTCTTAGATCGGATTTGGGGCCCAGATTTTGTGGGTGATAGTAAGACCGTTGATGTTCATATTCGATGGTTGCGAGAAAAGATCGAACCGGATGCCTCCCATCCCACCTACATCATTACAGTGCGGGGCTTTGGCTATCGGTTTGGTTAG
- a CDS encoding metal ABC transporter ATP-binding protein — MNRASIDVENVTVKYHGKVALHQASVKLAPGSISGLVGMNGSGKSTLFKAIMGFIKPQSGRVLINGLPVRQAQKRHQIAYVPQAEEVDWQFPVNVADVVMMGRHGYLNWLRIPTDQDRAVVAASLERVQMGEFRERQIGELSGGQKKRTFLARALAQNSGILLLDEPFAGVDVRTEKAMIDLLLELRQQGYTILISTHDLSSIATFCDQVVLVNKTILAYGDTADVFTEENLTRTFGGVLPHQIKK; from the coding sequence ATGAATCGCGCCAGCATTGATGTTGAAAATGTCACGGTTAAATATCACGGTAAAGTTGCGCTCCACCAGGCCAGTGTTAAACTCGCTCCCGGTTCCATTAGTGGCTTAGTCGGGATGAATGGCAGTGGAAAATCTACCTTATTCAAGGCCATTATGGGATTTATCAAGCCCCAGTCCGGTCGGGTTTTAATTAACGGCTTGCCCGTGCGCCAGGCCCAAAAGCGCCATCAGATTGCCTATGTTCCCCAGGCTGAAGAAGTGGATTGGCAGTTCCCGGTCAATGTTGCCGATGTGGTGATGATGGGGCGACATGGCTATTTGAATTGGTTGCGGATCCCCACAGATCAGGATCGGGCGGTGGTCGCGGCCAGTTTAGAGCGGGTGCAGATGGGAGAATTTCGCGAGCGACAAATTGGCGAACTTTCGGGCGGACAGAAGAAACGGACATTTTTAGCCAGGGCCTTAGCTCAGAACAGTGGGATTTTACTTCTAGATGAACCCTTTGCGGGGGTGGATGTTCGGACTGAAAAAGCGATGATTGATTTGCTGTTAGAGTTGCGGCAACAGGGCTATACGATTTTGATTTCCACCCACGACTTAAGCTCCATTGCCACCTTTTGTGATCAAGTTGTTTTGGTGAATAAAACGATTTTGGCCTATGGTGACACGGCTGATGTTTTTACCGAAGAGAATTTAACCCGTACCTTTGGGGGGGTCTTGCCTCATCAAATTAAAAAATAA
- a CDS encoding PAS domain-containing sensor histidine kinase: protein MVARKDRTGCLPSHLHHYSAGLWLSVWLGVGFGHIQAWGQTTVVISAELGFFLGLGLGLVFYGIASAWQRQQWLRVLKEFNVVPVRSPLPVRLRTILKNYQAQIAHLEAKILYWQNILDQAPVSYIEVDQDCLCQWSNQSMANLLGTAPQPGRLLIEVVRSYELDCLVDDVQTTQVPVVREWLHSVLKPSGQTQRLPLRGRGIPLSHGHVGVFLENRQEVKILRDERDRWASDVAHELKTPLTSLRLVAETLQQRVDPSLRSWVDRLLAETVRLSLLVQELLELNRLSLAPVEQLERQSLDLVALLRRAWSNLEPLASPRQITLDYVGPSQLIYWGNEAQLFRLLMNLLDNGIKYSPPAQAILARLKLSPPTGQRLAGLTLEIIDHGPGFIPQDLPYIFDRFFRSDPARSRSTPPLSASTGQDSSGLILPISSGSGLGLAIAQQIVDCHQGQISASNDPLTGGAAVEIWLPQALTPTPLHLSKP, encoded by the coding sequence ATGGTTGCGAGAAAAGATCGAACCGGATGCCTCCCATCCCACCTACATCATTACAGTGCGGGGCTTTGGCTATCGGTTTGGTTAGGAGTTGGGTTCGGTCACATCCAGGCCTGGGGGCAAACTACGGTGGTCATTTCAGCCGAGTTAGGATTTTTCTTGGGGCTAGGCCTAGGCCTGGTGTTCTATGGCATCGCCTCCGCTTGGCAACGGCAACAATGGCTGCGAGTGCTGAAGGAATTTAATGTTGTTCCGGTTCGTTCCCCCCTCCCGGTTCGCCTCCGCACCATTCTGAAAAATTATCAAGCCCAAATCGCTCACCTGGAAGCCAAAATCCTTTACTGGCAAAACATTCTTGACCAGGCCCCAGTTTCCTACATTGAAGTGGATCAAGATTGTTTATGTCAGTGGTCAAATCAGTCTATGGCCAATTTGCTGGGTACGGCCCCACAACCCGGACGGCTCTTGATTGAGGTTGTGCGTTCCTATGAGTTGGATTGCTTAGTAGATGATGTCCAAACAACCCAGGTTCCTGTCGTGCGGGAATGGCTCCACAGCGTCCTCAAACCCTCGGGGCAAACCCAACGCCTGCCCTTGCGCGGCCGCGGCATTCCCCTGTCCCATGGCCATGTGGGGGTGTTTTTAGAAAATCGTCAGGAAGTTAAGATTCTGCGGGATGAGCGAGATCGCTGGGCATCGGATGTGGCCCATGAACTGAAAACCCCCTTAACCTCCTTGCGCTTGGTGGCAGAAACCTTACAACAACGAGTGGATCCCAGCCTCCGCTCCTGGGTGGATCGCCTACTGGCAGAAACCGTGCGGCTGAGTTTATTGGTGCAGGAGCTATTGGAGTTAAACCGGCTGTCCCTGGCCCCCGTTGAGCAGTTGGAACGGCAATCCCTGGATTTGGTCGCCCTATTACGGCGGGCCTGGAGCAATTTAGAACCCCTCGCCAGCCCGCGTCAGATTACCTTAGATTACGTTGGCCCCAGTCAACTGATTTATTGGGGCAATGAGGCGCAACTCTTTCGGTTACTGATGAATCTTTTAGACAATGGGATTAAATACAGTCCCCCGGCCCAGGCCATTCTGGCTCGTTTGAAATTAAGCCCCCCCACAGGGCAGCGACTGGCCGGTCTGACCTTAGAAATTATTGATCATGGGCCGGGCTTTATCCCCCAAGATTTGCCCTACATTTTTGATCGGTTTTTTCGTTCGGATCCGGCCCGATCTCGCTCCACCCCGCCGCTCAGTGCATCAACGGGCCAAGATTCATCGGGGCTGATCTTACCCATTAGTAGTGGCAGTGGCCTGGGATTAGCCATTGCTCAGCAAATTGTGGATTGCCACCAAGGGCAGATTTCGGCCAGCAACGATCCGCTGACTGGAGGCGCGGCGGTCGAGATTTGGCTACCCCAGGCCCTCACCCCAACCCCCCTACACTTATCCAAACCCTAA
- a CDS encoding metal ABC transporter substrate-binding protein, whose protein sequence is MQRSFLTTAPMYGSKLGQVLGLGLVALLWSPLLAGCQALLPEQSPTAGTSASPGLADSKKVILTTFTVLADMAQNVAGDKAVVESLTKPGTQIHTYEPTPSDMIRAQQADLILDNGLGLERWAQKFYGNLQGVPHITISQGVEIIPLTEGVYANQPNPHAWMSPQNALIYVENIRQALVDLDPNHAPTYNQNAATYSQKIKALDKKLWVALAQLAPNQRTLVTCEGAFSYLTRDYGLQELYLWPVNSDQDGTPQQIRQVVDAVRANKIPVVFCESTVNDKAQHQVAQETNSKFGGVFYVDSLTDSNGPAPTYLDLLTTNLKTIQKGFQVSPQPPGAKP, encoded by the coding sequence ATGCAACGTTCGTTCCTGACCACTGCCCCAATGTACGGATCAAAGCTAGGTCAGGTTTTGGGTCTGGGCCTGGTGGCATTGCTTTGGAGTCCCCTGTTAGCCGGTTGTCAAGCCCTATTACCGGAGCAATCACCAACCGCTGGGACATCTGCTTCTCCCGGTCTGGCTGACAGCAAAAAAGTTATTTTGACCACTTTTACGGTCTTAGCCGATATGGCCCAAAACGTTGCAGGAGATAAAGCGGTTGTTGAATCCCTCACAAAACCGGGGACACAGATTCACACCTATGAACCTACTCCGAGCGACATGATTCGGGCTCAACAGGCAGATTTAATTCTGGACAATGGCCTGGGCCTGGAACGTTGGGCCCAAAAGTTTTACGGCAATCTCCAGGGTGTCCCCCACATTACGATTAGTCAGGGTGTAGAAATCATTCCTCTGACTGAAGGTGTCTATGCCAATCAACCCAATCCCCATGCCTGGATGTCGCCCCAAAATGCCTTGATCTATGTCGAGAACATTCGCCAGGCCCTCGTGGATCTTGACCCCAATCATGCCCCCACCTACAACCAAAACGCCGCCACCTACAGTCAGAAAATCAAGGCTTTGGATAAAAAACTCTGGGTAGCCCTGGCCCAACTGGCCCCCAATCAACGCACCTTAGTCACCTGTGAAGGCGCATTTTCCTACCTGACGCGAGATTATGGGTTACAGGAGCTTTATCTCTGGCCAGTTAACTCCGATCAAGACGGTACACCCCAACAAATTCGCCAAGTCGTGGATGCGGTGCGAGCCAACAAGATCCCCGTTGTGTTTTGTGAAAGTACGGTCAACGACAAAGCCCAGCACCAAGTTGCCCAGGAAACCAACAGCAAATTTGGGGGTGTTTTTTATGTAGATTCCCTCACGGACAGCAATGGGCCAGCCCCAACCTATTTGGACTTACTGACCACCAACCTGAAAACCATTCAAAAAGGCTTTCAAGTTTCCCCTCAACCACCAGGAGCTAAACCATGA